The genomic window GCATCTATCGAGATTTTGTGAAGAAATCAGTATGTGGGTCAGTTACGAGTTCCAATATCTTGAACTCAGCGACAAGTACACCACGGGAAGTTCAATCATGCCACAGAAGAAAAATCCTGATATGGCTGAATTGATCCGTGGTAAGAGTGGACGTGTTTATGGTCACTTGCTAGGCTTGTTATCAACGATGAAATCATTGCCATTAGCCTATAATAAAGACCTTCAAGAAGATAAAGAGGGTACTTTTGACACGGTTAAGACGTTATTGCCTGCTTTGCGAGTATTTAACGGTATGATTTCAACGCTTAAGGTCAAAAAAGATAATATGCGTCATGCTACTGAAAATGATTTTTCAAATGCAACTGAACTGGCTGATTATTTAGCAACCAAGGGTATTCCTTTTAGAGAAGCTCATGGTATTGTTGGGCAATTAGTACTGAAGGGGCTAGAAACTCATCAAAATCTTCAAGACATCACTATGGAGGACTTCAAGAAGATCTCTCCTAAGATCGAAGAAGACGTTTATGAAGTTTTGAAACCAGAAGTAGCGGTTGAAAGAAGAAATTCATTAGGTGGTACAGGATTTGCTTCAGTGAGAAAGCAAATTGCGGACGCTAAAAAAGAATTAGATATTTAATGAAAAGAGCATAACCACTAGGGTTGTGCTCTTTTTTTGTGCAATTATTTAAACATTTCTTAAAACGATAAGTGAAATGATTAACGTTTAATTACGAATGCTATTATGTAAGCGTATTAAAAATATTATAGGGGTGAAACATTATGAGCGTTAAAGTAAGTAAGTTCATGTCCTCGCCAAGCAAGGTGTTCTACACTGCAGCATTGACAATTATTGTCATCATGTTGATTGGTACAGGATTTGACTGGCAGATTTCTCAAGCGATTATGAACCAAAATTCATGGTATGGAACAATTTTCCAAGACTTCGGTCTTTGGCCAATTCCATTTATTATCATGTTGAGTTCAATGGTCATTATTAATTATGGCTGGCGTTCTAAGAACAAGCCATGGTTTGTTCGTTGGAGCATGATCATTGGTGCATTCGTATTGTCAGGTTGGCAATTATGGGCTAATTATTTAAAGACGACCGTTTATTACGCATTAACTTTGAATGACAATATTAAAAAAGGATTACCAGTGGGGACTGCTAATAGCGATGGTGGTAATCTACATCTTTCATTTTTAGGCAATTTTACAGTTTGGATCATTATTTATTTAGTATTTTTCTTCATTACTCAAATTTGGCTTTCACATAAGTCAGATGAACAAATGGATTATTTAGTTAAGGTTGCAGTTGTTGCAACTTTAGCAGCAATCGTAG from Companilactobacillus sp. includes these protein-coding regions:
- a CDS encoding phosphatase PAP2 family protein, which gives rise to MSVKVSKFMSSPSKVFYTAALTIIVIMLIGTGFDWQISQAIMNQNSWYGTIFQDFGLWPIPFIIMLSSMVIINYGWRSKNKPWFVRWSMIIGAFVLSGWQLWANYLKTTVYYALTLNDNIKKGLPVGTANSDGGNLHLSFLGNFTVWIIIYLVFFFITQIWLSHKSDEQMDYLVKVAVVATLAAIVANDMNSAMKTYWGRWRPYELAGNHTHFTNWFQPNGANDHMSFPSGHTTAAAGIMLLPMFVDRANVKLQKITFWCGLAYCILMWASRVRVGAHFLTDATSGLWTVWFVFFVVLSITGMHLVEWKKDPILQ